cggcagtccccacagagatcggcagtccccacggGGTTTGCCAGTCTCCACAGAGATCAGCAGTCCCCACAGGGTTCGCCAgtccccacagagatcggcagtccccacggGGTTCGCCAGTCTCCACAGAGATTGGCAGTCCCCACGGGGTTCGCCAGTCtccacagagatcggcagtccccacggGGTTCGCCAGTCtccacagagatcggcagtccccacggGGTTCGCCAgtccccacagagatcggcagtccccacggGGTTCACCAGTCTCCACAGAGACCGGCAGTCCCCACggagatcggcagtccccacagagatcggcagtccccacagggatcggcagtccccacagagatcggcagtccccacagagatcggcagtccccacagGGATCGGCATtccccacagagatcggcagtccccacagagatcggcagtccccacggGGTTCGCCAGTCtccacagagatcggcagtccccacggGGTTCGCCAGTCCCCACAGAGATCGCCAgtccccacagagatcggcagtccccacaAAGATTGGCAGTCTCCACAGAGATCGGCAGTtcccacagagatcggcagtccccacagagatcggcagtccccacggGGTTTGCCAGTCTCCACAGAGATCAGCAGTCCCCACGGGGTTCGCCAgtccccacagagatcggcagtccccacggGGTTCGCCAGTCtccacagagatcggcagtccccacggTGTTCGCCAGTCtccacagagatcggcagtccccacggAGACCAGCAGTCCCCACAGAGTTCGGCAGTCCCCACGGAGACCAGCAgtccccacagagatcggcagtctCCACAGAGGTCAGCAGTCCCCACGgagatcggcagtccccacggGGTTCGCCAGTCtccacagagatcggcagtccccacggGGTTCGCCAGTCTCCACAGAGACCGGCAGTCCCCACggagatcggcagtccccacagagatcggcagtctCCACAGAGGTCAGCAGTCtccacagagatcggcagtccccacggGGTTCGCCAgtccccacagagatcggcagtccccacggGGTTCGCCAGTCTCCACAGAGACCGGCAGTCCCCACggagatcggcagtccccacagagatcggcagtccccacagggatcggcagtccccacagagatcggcagtccccacagagatcggcagtccccacagGGATCGGCATtccccacagagatcggcagtccccacagagatcggcagtccccacggGGTTCGCCAGTCtccacagagatcggcagtccccacggGGTTCGCCAGTCCCCACAGAGATCGCCAgtccccacagagatcggcagtccccacagAGATTGGCAGTCTCCACAGAGATCGGCAGTtcccacagagatcggcagtccacacagagatcggcagtccccacagagatcggcagtccccacggGGTTTGCCAGTCtccacagagatcggcagtccccacggGGTTCGCCAGTCCCCACGGGGTTCGCCAGTCtccacagagatcggcagtccccacggGGTTCGCCAGTCtccacagagatcggcagtccccacggGGTTCGCCAGTCtccacagagatcggcagtccccacggGGTTCGCCAgtccccacagagatcggcagtccccacggGGTTCGCCAGTCTCCACAGAGACCGGCAGTCCCCACggagatcggcagtccccacagagatcggcagtccccacagggatcggcagtccccacagagatcggcagtccccacagagatcggcagtccccacagGGATCGGCATtccccacagagatcggcagtccccacagagatcggcagtccccacggGGTTCGCCAGTCtccacagagatcggcagtccccacggTGTTCGCCAgtccccacagagatcggcagttcccacagagatcggcagttcccacagagatcggcagtccccacagGGATCGGCATtccccacagagatcggcagtccccacagagatcggcagtccccacggGGTTCGCCAGTCtccacagagatcggcagtccccacagagatcggcagtccccacagagatcggcagttcccacagagatcggcagttcccacagagatcggcagtccccacagagatcggcagtccccacagagatcggcagtccccacggGGTTCGCCAGTCtccacagagatcggcagtccccacggGGTTCGCCAGTCtccacagagatcggcagtccccacggGGTTCGCCAgtccccacagagatcggcagtccccacggGGTTCGCCAGTCTCCACAGAGACCGGCAGTCCCCACggagatcggcagtccccacagagatcggcagtccccacagggatcggcagtccccacagagatcggcagtccccacagagatcggcagtccccacagGGATCGGCATtccccacagagatcggcagtccccacagagatcggcagtccccacggGGTTCGCCAGTCtccacagagatcggcagtccccacggTGTTCGCCAGTCtccacagagatcggcagtccccacggTGTTCGCCAgtccccacagagatcggcagtccccacagagatcggcagtccccacagAGATTGGCAGTCTCCACAGAGATCGGCAGTtcccacagagatcggcagtccccacagagatcggcagtccccacagagatcggcagtccccacagagatcggcagtccccacggGGTTCACCAgtccccacagagatcggcagttcccacagagatcggcagtccccacagAGATCTGCAGTtcccacagagatcggcagtccccacggGGTTCGCCAGTCCCCACAGAGATTATCCCCACGGGATCACTTCCACTCTGGCTGTATCCTTATATGACTGCAGGGttgtaggaaagctgggtgacgagCACTCCCatggcagccatgttggttgtcactcaATCtttcccaaaacccagtttcacAAGTCAATAACTCCGGGTGGAGATTTACTGAGAAGAATCTCGAGATCCGCCACAAATCGTCGTGATTTATTATTCTGCATCAGTTCATTATCTCAATTTTTAATTGTTCTTCTATAAAACATTATTCTACGCATGACCCTATGATAGTTCTGCCTGGCAAAATacaggaggataagacacaatggctCAGCAGAATAATGACCGCAGTTCTGGATGATAAGACACAACATAACAGCAGAATATGGATTGCAGCTCGGGAGGATATGACACcatgtaatagcagaatagtgactgcagctctggaggtgactggagtacaagaactgatgtaacagcagaatagtgactgcagctctggaggtgactggagtataagaactgatgtaacagcagaataatgagtgcagctctggaggagaagacacgatgtaacagcagaatagtgaccgcagctctggaggtgactgtgaAGACCCTGTTTAACCCTGGTCTTCTTTCTCTCCAGTAGCCCTTTTGCTGTCCCTGCATTAGAGAACCGGCCAGGTATTTGGGGAGAGAGTCCTCCTAAATTTGTGACTAAACCGACTAGGGTTATGGTGAAAGAGGGTCAGACTGGAAGATTGATGTTCAAGATAACAGGACGTCCACAACCAGTGGCCACATGGCACAAGGTGAGTGAGCCGCAAACTGACTCTTCTGCAGCTTTAGAGGTGACTAGAGGATAagacctgatgtaacagcagaatagtgagtgcagctctggaggtgactggaggataagacactatgtaacagcagaatagtgaccgcagctctggaggataagacacaatataatagcagaatagtgagtgcagctctggaggtgactggaggataagacacgatgtaacagcagaatagtgaccgcagctctggaggtgactggaggataagacactatgtaacagcagaatagtgaccgcagctctggaggataagacactatataacagcagaatagtgagtgcagctctggagtataagacacaatgtaatagcagaatagtgagtgcagctctggaggataagacactatataacagcagaatagtgagtgcagctctggagtataagacacaatgtaatagcagaatagtgaccgcagctctggaggataagacactatgtaacagcagaatagtgagtgcagctctggaggataagacacgatgtaatagcagaatagtgagtgcagctctggaggataagacactatataacagcagaatagtgagtgcagctctggagtataagacacaatgtaatagcagaatagtgaccgcagctctggaggataagacacaatgtaacagcagaatagtgaccgcagctctggaggataagacactatgtaacagcagaatagtgagtgcagctctggaggataagacactatgtaacagcagaatagtgaccgcagctctggaggataagacactatgtaacagcagaatagtgagtgcagctctggaggaaaagacacgatgtaatagcagaatagtgagtgcagctctggaggtgactggagttaCGTTGTGACTTTGTTTCGTTCCTGTGCAGGACGATGCTCAGCTGCAGAGCGGAGAGCGATGTAACATGTACGACAAGGCCGGGGTGTACTACCTGGAAATTGGCGCAGCGTGTAAGCCGGACGCCGGGGTTTACACCTGTTCGGTGACTAAtagcagcgggagcagcgcagcgtCTGCGGAGTTAGTTGTTCACGGTAAGCAGTGGGGTCCGCACCTTGGAGGGGGCCTGCGGCTCTGTAACGCTTCCTCCCCTGGCGGATTTTGACTGATGAAGCTTCTGTTCTGTTGCAGGCTGTGACGGGACGGACGGGTACGTAGTGCTCTGCACATTACAGCTGCCGTTCTGGGAGTCACCTGACTATTATAGTCCTTATAATGTACACCTAGAGCCGGTGCGGCACCACGACGAGGCCCGGGGCCTGAAGACGGCAGCCTGCCTTGTGCAGTAGTAATGCCATCAGTAATGTTTGCTGCTTTCATCTCTGATCAACCTCCTATGTCACCCAAGACTGCGACTGCTGTGTTGCACCTCAATGCTTTATACTGCGGCTCTGCTCTATTATAGCACAGTTATAATCAGTGACTCCGACTCCAGCAGAGGTCTCATTCGAAGCTCAGGCTgcgccatgctttacactgcagctttgctccTTTCGGGATCCGCTGTGATTGGTGACTCCAGCTTCGCTGCATTGCCTGCTGGTGTCGGAGGGACTCTGAAGCCCTCAGAGGCGTTGTCTCCCTGTGCTGTACACTGCAGCATTGCTCCAACTTAAGGGGTCTGAGTTAGTCTGAAATCCCCCTCCTGTCTAAACAGCTAAAGTTTTTGTCCACCTCTGGACATCCTCTCTGAAGATTCTGTTTctgcccccatgctttacactgcagctcagcttcAATGGGAcacatcttttcttttttttttttttcagaatttctcCAGGTCTTGGACCCCCTTTATCTTCTACAAGTAAGATGGCCGTCACTGCTCAGGTGGCCACTGATGACACTGGAAAAAGTCAGAGGGGTGCAGAGAAGCTGGATCCTGTCCAGAGCGGCAAAGGGCCCATGAAAGGTTCCACAAAAGATGAGACCAACGTTTCCTCAAAGAGGACATCGTCCGCATCCACATTGTCCACTGTGTCGTCCAGCTCTCATTTGCCCAGCACTAAGCCTTCAGGACAGGTAGAGGAAGTTCTAGCCTCACCTCTGAGCTCAGAAGGTTGTGGTTCTGGATCCATGAAGAGCCGCTCCTACACTAAACCTCAAGTCACAGGTTTTACCAAAAATTCCCCCTCCATCGTCTCCCATTACATCTCCATCCTGGATGCAAAGGCTCAGTTGTCATCCCCTGGTGGAGAAACTGGAATGAAGAAATCTCTGTCCTCACTGAACTCTTTCGCTCTGGAAAACCAGACCCCCGCAGTGACTTCACGTCATAACATAGAGTCAACACTGAGACCCTCGCTGTCCCCAAAGGAGACACCAGGACTCGGCAGAGACCTGAGCACCATCACCTCCAGGAACGTGAGAAACATTGAGTCAAACATCCGACCTCAGTCTATAGGGCAAGCAACCATAATATCTTCTGCTCGAACCTCACGAATCTTCCCTCCATTGGGAGCCATGGAGCCCGGTCCTAAAGGGACAGCAAAGACTCTTGTGGGTGAATCTCCTGGTGGTCCTCAGTCAGTTGAATCAGCCTCTAAGAATCCTCTGTATGTGTCCACAAAGGAGACTTCACTAAGCTCCACCAGCAAGAAGAGCATCTCTCCAGCGGAGCCTAAGATATCGCGAAATACAACAAGTCATACCGCACCCAGGACAGGACGAACCCAAGACCTGACCCAAAAACCCTCCCAAGTACTCATCACAGAACTGACCCAAAAACCTTCCCAAGAACTCGTCAAAGAACCGACCCAAAAACCTTCCCAAGTACTCGCCAAAGACCTGACCCAAAAACCTTCCCAAGAACTCGCCAAAGAACCGACCCAAAAACCTTCCCGAGAACTCGCCAAAGAACCGACCCAAAAACCTTCTGGAGAACTCGTCAAAGAACCGACCCAAAAACCTTCCGGAGAACTCGTCAAAGAACCGACCCAAAAACCTTCCCGAGAACTCGTCAAAGAACCGACCCAAAAACCTTCCCAAGAACTCGCCAAAGACCTGACCCAAAAACCTTTCCGAGAACTCATCAAAGAACTGACCCAAAAACCTTCCCGAGAACTCGCCAAAGAACCGACCCAAAAACCTTCCCAAGAACTCGTCAAAGAACTGACCCAAAAACCTTCCCGAGAACTTGCCAAAGACTTGACCCAAAAACCTTTCCGAGAACTCGCCAAAGACCTGACCCACGAACCAACCAAGGAACTGACCCGTCCGTCCATACAGAACATCTCCCTGAAGAAAGCGTTGGCAACTTGTAAATCTTGTGATAAGGGAAATCCTGACCTGAGTGCAGGGAGTGAGCGGAGAGCGGCAATGGAGAC
The nucleotide sequence above comes from Ranitomeya imitator isolate aRanImi1 chromosome 7, aRanImi1.pri, whole genome shotgun sequence. Encoded proteins:
- the LOC138645766 gene encoding titin-like, whose product is MAEVKLVSSLNIARTPMAGERMYPTSFLPRAAPAFILPPRNSRVSEGSTARIDGKVSGCPDPLVTWYRCGQPLVSKERCIVEQSARGTFCLTIRDLTVDDGGKYTCEAVNEEGVRQVTIELTVEGSSALKYSLRRRSAGSPFAVPALENRPGIWGESPPKFVTKPTRVMVKEGQTGRLMFKITGRPQPVATWHKDDAQLQSGERCNMYDKAGVYYLEIGAACKPDAGVYTCSVTNSSGSSAASAELVVHGCDGTDGISPGLGPPLSSTSKMAVTAQVATDDTGKSQRGAEKLDPVQSGKGPMKGSTKDETNVSSKRTSSASTLSTVSSSSHLPSTKPSGQVEEVLASPLSSEGCGSGSMKSRSYTKPQVTGFTKNSPSIVSHYISILDAKAQLSSPGGETGMKKSLSSLNSFALENQTPAVTSRHNIESTLRPSLSPKETPGLGRDLSTITSRNVRNIESNIRPQSIGQATIISSARTSRIFPPLGAMEPGPKGTAKTLVGESPGGPQSVESASKNPLYVSTKETSLSSTSKKSISPAEPKISRNTTSHTAPRTGRTQDLTQKPSQVLITELTQKPSQELVKEPTQKPSQVLAKDLTQKPSQELAKEPTQKPSRELAKEPTQKPSGELVKEPTQKPSGELVKEPTQKPSRELVKEPTQKPSQELAKDLTQKPFRELIKELTQKPSRELAKEPTQKPSQELVKELTQKPSRELAKDLTQKPFRELAKDLTHEPTKELTRPSIQNISLKKALATCKSCDKGNPDLSAGSERRAAMETSDGGSKAPQITSSSITLRSVKIQPGLKHSRPRRCQRGETLVEQSHRASDGDQQGAVVAKKAATLLTQSSLEAEGSNFMSKCKGESLHIVNCP